One genomic segment of Pseudonocardia sp. T1-2H includes these proteins:
- the efeB gene encoding iron uptake transporter deferrochelatase/peroxidase subunit has product MSPTRPSTEPDAAPESTPPAPPEQPPVASGGNGGGFSRRRLFGFAGAGVALAGAGAGIGFAAGASSGDEPARDGVVPFRGQHQAGIVTPAQDRMHFVALDLTTKDRAEVQRLFQKWTAAAERMTAGLETSENGAVGLNPLSPPTDTGEALGLPAASLTLTLGLGASIFDKLGMVDKRPPALIDLPSFTGDRLDPNRSGGDLCIQACSDDPQVGVHAIRNLVRIGFGTVAVRWSQLGFGRTSSTSTAQTTPRNLFGFKDGTNNLKAEEPQEIDQHVWVEAGDGPAWMTGGSYLVARRIRMHIETWDRTSLQEQEEIVGRTKGEGNPLSGQKEFDRADLNARGADGQPAIPTDAHIRLASSESLNGVKILRRGYNFVDGSDGSGHLDAGLFFIAFVRNPQTQFVPMQRALARKDKMMEYLEHNGSALFACPPGLGDGEYWAQSLFS; this is encoded by the coding sequence ATGAGCCCGACCCGCCCCTCGACCGAACCGGACGCAGCGCCGGAGTCCACTCCTCCTGCCCCGCCGGAACAGCCACCCGTGGCCTCCGGCGGGAACGGCGGCGGGTTCTCCCGGCGGCGGTTGTTCGGGTTCGCCGGGGCGGGCGTCGCGCTCGCCGGCGCCGGGGCCGGCATCGGCTTCGCCGCCGGGGCCTCCTCCGGCGACGAGCCGGCCCGCGACGGCGTCGTGCCGTTCCGGGGGCAGCACCAGGCCGGGATCGTCACCCCGGCCCAGGACCGGATGCACTTCGTGGCCCTGGACCTCACCACGAAGGACCGGGCCGAGGTGCAGCGGCTCTTCCAGAAGTGGACGGCCGCCGCGGAACGTATGACCGCCGGGCTCGAGACCAGCGAGAACGGCGCCGTCGGACTGAACCCGCTGTCCCCGCCGACGGACACCGGCGAAGCGCTGGGGCTGCCCGCCGCGTCTCTCACGCTGACCCTCGGGCTCGGCGCGTCGATCTTCGACAAGCTCGGCATGGTGGACAAGCGGCCGCCCGCGTTGATCGATCTCCCCTCGTTCACCGGGGACCGGCTCGATCCGAACCGCTCCGGCGGCGACCTCTGCATCCAGGCGTGCTCGGACGACCCTCAGGTCGGCGTGCACGCGATCCGCAACCTGGTCCGGATCGGCTTCGGCACCGTCGCGGTGCGCTGGTCGCAGCTGGGGTTCGGGCGGACGTCGTCGACCTCGACCGCGCAGACCACCCCGCGCAACCTCTTCGGCTTCAAGGACGGCACGAACAACCTCAAGGCCGAGGAACCGCAGGAGATCGACCAGCACGTGTGGGTGGAGGCCGGGGACGGTCCGGCGTGGATGACGGGCGGCAGCTACCTCGTCGCCCGGCGGATCCGGATGCACATCGAGACGTGGGACCGCACCTCGCTGCAGGAGCAGGAGGAGATCGTCGGGCGGACCAAGGGCGAGGGCAATCCGCTCAGCGGGCAGAAGGAGTTCGACCGCGCGGACCTGAACGCTCGCGGTGCGGACGGGCAGCCCGCGATCCCGACGGACGCGCACATCCGGCTGGCGTCATCGGAGTCACTGAACGGGGTCAAGATCCTGCGTCGGGGCTACAACTTCGTCGACGGCTCCGACGGCAGCGGCCATCTCGACGCGGGGTTGTTCTTCATCGCGTTCGTCCGGAACCCGCAGACGCAGTTCGTCCCGATGCAGCGGGCGCTGGCGAGGAAGGACAAGATGATGGAGTACCTGGAGCACAACGGCTCCGCCCTCTTCGCCTGCCCGCCGGGCCTCGGGGACGGCGAGTACTGGGCCCAGTCCCTCTTCAGCTAG
- the eno gene encoding phosphopyruvate hydratase, giving the protein MAAIEQVGAREILDSRGNPTVEVEVALDDGTLARAAVPSGASTGEHEAVELRDGDARYGGKGVEKAVTAVLDEIGPELTGMEAVDQRLVDQRLVDLDGTPDKSRLGANALLGVSLAVAKAAAESSGLELFRYVGGPNAHVLPVPMMNILNGGAHADTSVDVQEFMVAPIGAESFREALRWGAEVYHALKSVLKEKGLSTGLGDEGGFAPDVAGGTKGALELIGVAVEKAGYTLGTDVVLALDVAATEFFSDGVYRYEGKELSSADLSKVWAELVNEFPLVSIEDPLSEDDWDGWVSLTQSIGDKVQIVGDDLFVTNPERLEEGINRGAANALLVKVNQIGTLSETLDAVTLAHSFSYRCMMSHRSGETEDVTIADLAVATGCGQIKTGAPARSERVAKYNQLLRIEEALGDAARYAGELAFPRYTVPQA; this is encoded by the coding sequence GTGGCAGCCATCGAGCAGGTCGGGGCGCGAGAGATCCTCGATTCCCGGGGCAACCCCACGGTCGAGGTCGAGGTCGCCCTCGACGACGGCACGCTGGCCAGGGCCGCGGTGCCCTCCGGCGCGTCGACCGGTGAGCACGAGGCCGTCGAGCTGCGGGACGGCGATGCCCGCTACGGCGGCAAGGGGGTCGAGAAGGCTGTCACCGCGGTCCTGGACGAGATCGGCCCCGAGCTGACCGGCATGGAAGCGGTGGACCAGCGCCTCGTGGACCAGCGGCTCGTCGACCTCGACGGGACCCCGGACAAGTCGCGGCTGGGCGCCAACGCGCTGCTGGGCGTCTCGCTCGCGGTCGCGAAGGCCGCCGCGGAGTCCTCGGGGCTGGAGCTGTTCCGCTATGTCGGCGGGCCGAACGCGCACGTGCTGCCGGTTCCGATGATGAACATCCTCAACGGCGGCGCACACGCGGACACCTCGGTCGACGTCCAGGAGTTCATGGTCGCCCCCATCGGCGCCGAGTCCTTCCGCGAGGCCCTGCGCTGGGGCGCGGAGGTGTACCACGCGCTGAAGTCCGTGCTGAAGGAGAAGGGCCTTTCCACCGGCCTCGGCGACGAGGGCGGCTTCGCCCCGGACGTCGCCGGCGGCACCAAGGGCGCGCTCGAGCTGATCGGCGTCGCCGTCGAGAAGGCGGGCTACACCCTCGGCACGGACGTGGTGCTCGCCCTCGACGTGGCGGCCACCGAGTTCTTCTCCGACGGCGTGTACCGGTACGAGGGCAAGGAGCTCTCCTCGGCGGACCTGTCCAAGGTCTGGGCCGAGCTGGTGAACGAGTTCCCGCTGGTCTCGATCGAGGACCCGCTCTCCGAGGACGACTGGGACGGCTGGGTCTCGCTCACCCAGTCCATCGGGGACAAGGTCCAGATCGTGGGCGACGACCTGTTCGTCACCAACCCGGAGCGGCTCGAGGAGGGCATCAACCGGGGCGCCGCGAACGCGCTGCTGGTGAAGGTCAACCAGATCGGCACGCTGTCCGAGACGCTCGACGCCGTCACGCTGGCCCACTCGTTCAGCTACCGCTGCATGATGAGCCACCGCTCGGGGGAGACCGAGGACGTGACGATTGCGGACCTCGCCGTCGCCACCGGCTGCGGCCAGATCAAGACCGGCGCCCCCGCCCGTTCCGAGCGGGTCGCCAAGTACAACCAGCTGCTGCGCATCGAGGAGGCCCTCGGCGACGCTGCGCGTTACGCCGGTGAGCTGGCGTTCCCGCGGTACACGGTGCCGCAGGCCTGA
- a CDS encoding Ppx/GppA phosphatase family protein — protein MSRVAAIDCGTNSIRLLIADVTTSFDGTPQLRDLHREMRIVRLGKGVDATGELDPEALERTRVALVDYAAAIRRKGVERIRMVATSATRDASNREDFFGMVRDTLGIDAEVISGDEEARLSFEGAVGELDPDDGPFVVVDVGGGSTELVVGELVDGKASVTAAKSVDVGSVRLTERCLPGDPPSPEDVGKAREVATGILDEAFAAVPVEGVKTWVGVAGTITTLSGIAQDLPEYDPEAVHLSRLSREDIHRVAQQLVTSPKSEREKLGALHPGRVDVIAAGAIVVEALADELHERAGIDEMVVSEHDILDGIARSIAV, from the coding sequence ATGTCTCGGGTGGCCGCGATCGACTGCGGGACGAACTCGATCCGCCTCTTGATCGCGGACGTGACCACGAGCTTCGACGGCACTCCCCAGCTCCGCGATCTGCACCGGGAGATGCGGATCGTGCGCCTGGGCAAGGGCGTGGACGCCACGGGCGAGCTCGACCCGGAGGCGCTCGAGCGCACCCGCGTCGCGCTCGTCGACTACGCGGCGGCGATACGCCGCAAGGGCGTCGAGCGTATCCGGATGGTCGCGACGTCCGCGACGCGCGACGCGAGCAACCGCGAGGACTTCTTCGGGATGGTTCGGGACACCCTCGGGATCGACGCCGAGGTGATCAGCGGCGACGAGGAGGCCCGGCTGTCGTTCGAGGGTGCGGTCGGCGAGCTGGACCCGGACGACGGCCCGTTCGTGGTCGTGGACGTGGGCGGCGGGTCGACGGAGCTGGTCGTCGGCGAGCTGGTGGACGGCAAGGCGAGCGTGACGGCGGCGAAGTCCGTGGACGTCGGCAGCGTCCGGCTCACCGAGCGCTGCCTGCCCGGGGATCCGCCGAGCCCCGAGGATGTCGGCAAGGCCCGCGAGGTGGCCACCGGGATCCTCGACGAGGCCTTCGCCGCGGTGCCGGTCGAGGGCGTGAAGACCTGGGTCGGCGTGGCGGGGACGATCACCACGCTGTCCGGGATCGCGCAGGACCTGCCGGAGTACGACCCCGAGGCCGTGCACCTGTCGCGACTGAGCCGCGAGGACATCCACCGGGTCGCGCAGCAGCTCGTCACGTCGCCGAAGTCGGAGCGGGAGAAGCTCGGCGCCCTGCACCCGGGGCGGGTGGACGTGATCGCCGCGGGGGCGATCGTCGTCGAGGCGCTGGCGGACGAGCTGCACGAGCGCGCCGGGATCGACGAGATGGTCGTCAGCGAGCACGACATCCTGGACGGGATCGCCCGCTCGATCGCGGTCTGA
- a CDS encoding DUF7144 family membrane protein yields the protein MSTHATPHRAEPGGAATPGGRTEFTTTFALFAAVLMLLGGACGVLTGIASIAQDELLVRTPQYTYTLNLATWGWIHLVLAVLLGAAGAGVLWGASWARPLGITAAGLNIVAHFAFLPHFPIWGLMLIVLNAIVIWALVPYRAEKG from the coding sequence ATGAGCACGCACGCGACGCCGCATCGGGCCGAGCCCGGTGGAGCGGCGACACCCGGAGGTCGGACGGAGTTCACGACGACCTTCGCCCTGTTCGCCGCCGTCCTGATGCTGCTTGGGGGGGCCTGCGGCGTCCTCACCGGCATCGCGTCGATCGCGCAGGACGAACTCCTCGTGCGGACACCGCAATACACCTACACGTTGAACCTCGCCACCTGGGGCTGGATCCACCTGGTCCTGGCCGTCCTTCTCGGCGCGGCGGGCGCCGGCGTGCTGTGGGGCGCGAGCTGGGCCCGCCCCCTCGGCATCACGGCGGCCGGGCTGAACATCGTGGCGCACTTCGCGTTCCTCCCGCACTTCCCGATCTGGGGCCTGATGCTCATCGTGCTGAACGCGATCGTGATCTGGGCGCTCGTCCCGTACCGCGCCGAGAAGGGCTGA
- the efeO gene encoding iron uptake system protein EfeO — protein MSRTTRRSAAVLLTAGTAALVLAGCTSTAQPAAPSGGDAVGAPITVNATDAACEVSSVEAPAGNISFSIKNSGTKVTEFYLYGTGDRIMGEVENIGPGLSRNLIVEVPDGGDYTTACKPGMIGDGIRNAFTVTGTAARSVDTNAKLAEATAGYKRYVGSQIDALVPKTQEFVDAVKAGKVEEAKALFPVSRTYWERIEPVAESFGDLDPKMDGREDDEREPGVGFTGFHRLEKDLWVDGLQPDSATVADQLMADTKDLQTRVAPLEFTPVQLANGAKELLDEVATGKIEGEEDRYSHTDLWDFKGNLDGSQGAVAALRPVIDEKDPQLGPTLDQRFAAVDALLDEYREGDGYKSYLTLTEDDKKAMAAAVDALAEPISRVAGVVTS, from the coding sequence ATGTCCCGCACCACCCGACGGTCGGCTGCCGTCCTGCTCACCGCAGGAACCGCCGCACTCGTCCTCGCCGGGTGCACCAGCACCGCCCAGCCCGCCGCGCCCTCCGGTGGTGACGCGGTCGGCGCTCCGATCACGGTGAACGCGACCGACGCCGCCTGCGAGGTCTCCAGCGTCGAGGCGCCGGCCGGCAACATCTCCTTCTCGATCAAGAACTCCGGCACGAAGGTCACCGAGTTCTACCTCTACGGCACGGGCGACCGGATCATGGGCGAGGTCGAGAACATCGGCCCGGGCCTGTCCCGGAACCTGATCGTCGAGGTACCGGACGGCGGCGACTACACCACCGCCTGCAAGCCCGGCATGATCGGCGACGGCATCCGCAACGCCTTCACCGTCACCGGCACGGCGGCCCGCTCGGTCGACACGAACGCCAAGCTCGCCGAGGCCACGGCCGGCTACAAGCGCTACGTCGGCTCGCAGATCGACGCGCTCGTGCCCAAGACGCAGGAGTTCGTCGACGCCGTCAAGGCCGGCAAGGTCGAGGAGGCCAAGGCCCTCTTCCCGGTCTCCCGCACCTACTGGGAGCGGATCGAGCCCGTCGCCGAGTCGTTCGGCGACCTCGACCCGAAGATGGACGGCCGCGAGGACGACGAGCGCGAGCCGGGCGTCGGCTTCACCGGTTTCCACCGGCTGGAGAAGGACCTCTGGGTCGACGGCCTGCAGCCGGACTCGGCCACCGTCGCCGACCAGCTGATGGCCGACACGAAGGACCTGCAGACGCGCGTCGCCCCGCTCGAGTTCACCCCGGTCCAGCTCGCCAACGGCGCCAAGGAACTGCTCGACGAGGTCGCCACCGGCAAGATCGAGGGCGAGGAGGACCGCTACTCGCACACGGACCTCTGGGACTTCAAGGGGAACCTCGACGGCTCGCAGGGCGCGGTCGCAGCACTCCGTCCGGTGATCGACGAGAAGGACCCCCAGCTCGGCCCGACGCTGGACCAGCGCTTCGCCGCCGTCGACGCGCTGCTCGACGAGTACCGCGAGGGTGACGGCTACAAGAGCTACCTGACGCTGACCGAGGACGACAAGAAGGCCATGGCCGCCGCCGTCGACGCACTCGCCGAGCCGATCAGCCGGGTGGCGGGGGTCGTCACGTCATGA
- a CDS encoding tetratricopeptide repeat protein, whose protein sequence is MTMTSEPVSRRERNLVFESFRRAEMLLSDRRPLDALQALTPVVESQPNDASVHLLAGRAYLDSAQLKRAEQAFCKVLELDPSDHYARFALGKALQRQGRLGEALAQLKMAVVMDPRPEYQEALGEVRARIATLQD, encoded by the coding sequence ATGACCATGACGAGCGAACCCGTCTCCCGCCGGGAGCGAAACCTGGTCTTCGAGTCGTTCCGTCGTGCCGAGATGTTGTTGTCCGACAGGCGTCCGCTCGACGCGTTGCAGGCCCTGACCCCGGTGGTCGAGAGCCAGCCCAACGACGCCTCGGTGCACCTGCTCGCCGGCCGCGCCTACCTGGACTCCGCGCAGCTCAAGCGGGCCGAGCAGGCTTTCTGCAAGGTGCTCGAGCTGGATCCGTCCGACCACTACGCGCGCTTCGCGCTGGGCAAGGCGCTGCAGCGGCAGGGCCGTCTCGGCGAGGCGCTCGCACAGCTCAAGATGGCTGTGGTGATGGACCCGCGGCCGGAGTACCAGGAGGCGCTCGGCGAAGTCCGGGCCCGCATCGCGACCCTGCAGGACTGA
- a CDS encoding DUF501 domain-containing protein: MTSPASRDAAATESGSAGASAEDLAVIAEQLGRPPRGVLAVAARCPAGHPAVVRTAPRLPDGTPFPTLYYLTCPKLASRIGTLEAEGLMREQTDRLAEEPELAAAYRAAHESYLAERNAIEPLGTDVSAGGMPDRVKCLHVHIAHSLAKGPGVNPIGDDAIAHLGDWFTTGPCSA, from the coding sequence GTGACGAGCCCCGCGAGCCGGGATGCGGCGGCTACCGAATCGGGGTCCGCGGGGGCGTCGGCCGAGGACCTCGCCGTGATCGCCGAGCAGCTCGGCCGCCCGCCCCGCGGCGTCCTCGCGGTGGCGGCACGCTGCCCGGCCGGCCACCCCGCGGTGGTCCGGACGGCGCCCCGGCTGCCGGACGGCACGCCGTTTCCCACGCTGTACTACCTGACCTGCCCGAAGCTGGCGTCCCGGATCGGGACCCTCGAGGCCGAGGGCCTCATGCGCGAGCAGACCGACCGCCTCGCCGAGGAGCCCGAGCTCGCCGCGGCGTACCGCGCTGCGCACGAGTCCTACCTTGCGGAACGGAACGCGATCGAGCCGCTCGGCACGGACGTCAGCGCGGGCGGGATGCCGGACCGCGTCAAATGTCTGCACGTCCACATCGCCCACTCGCTGGCGAAGGGCCCCGGGGTCAACCCGATCGGCGACGACGCGATCGCCCATCTGGGAGACTGGTTCACCACGGGCCCCTGCTCCGCCTGA
- a CDS encoding acyl-CoA dehydrogenase family protein codes for MAYSDVDPQTDLGTHTVTNQAPPLDGFDPLACDPALTDALRREGGAPEDLKGLAAAVGSAEYREHARLANENEPVLRTHDRYGHRVDEVEFHPSWHALMELSVGAGLHAAPWAGGPGAHVTRAAGFYLVSQLEQGHCCPISMTYASIPALRHAPALAARFEPGLTSRTYAPGLARPEAKAGLLAGMSMTEKQGGSDVRTGTTVATPHADGTYSLVGHKWFTSAPMNDLFLTLAQAPGGLTCFVLPRVLPDGTRNALRIQRLKDKLGNRSNASSEIEYAGALGWRVGDEGRGVATIIEMVSMTRLDCVLGSAGTVRAAVSEAAHHVAHRSAFGARLADQPLMQAVIADLAVESEAATTLALRLAGAADRGETALLRLALPASKYLVCKRTPAVVAEALECLGGNGYVEESPMPRLYREAPLNSIWEGSGNVTALDVLRAVGRSPESVDAVLTEVDAAAGADSRFDAACSSLRTALREPDPRTARRLAELLALCLQGSLMLRTAPTEAADAFVSARLAADGPWRTAGTLPPTTATRTLLTRVTPTT; via the coding sequence GTGGCGTACAGCGATGTCGACCCGCAGACCGATCTGGGCACCCACACGGTGACCAACCAGGCCCCGCCGCTCGACGGCTTCGATCCGCTGGCCTGCGATCCCGCGCTCACGGACGCCCTGCGTCGGGAGGGCGGCGCCCCCGAGGACCTCAAGGGGCTGGCCGCAGCGGTCGGTTCGGCGGAGTACCGCGAGCACGCGCGGCTGGCCAACGAGAACGAGCCCGTCCTGCGCACCCACGACCGCTACGGCCACCGGGTCGACGAGGTGGAGTTCCACCCGTCGTGGCACGCGCTGATGGAACTGTCCGTCGGCGCCGGGCTGCACGCGGCCCCGTGGGCGGGCGGCCCCGGGGCCCACGTCACCCGCGCCGCGGGGTTCTACCTGGTCAGCCAGCTGGAACAGGGACACTGCTGCCCGATCTCGATGACCTACGCGTCGATCCCGGCGTTGCGGCACGCCCCCGCGCTGGCGGCGCGGTTCGAGCCGGGCCTGACCTCCCGCACCTACGCGCCGGGACTCGCGCGGCCGGAGGCCAAGGCGGGGTTGCTCGCCGGGATGTCGATGACGGAGAAGCAGGGCGGCTCGGACGTCCGCACCGGCACGACCGTCGCGACGCCGCACGCGGACGGGACGTACTCGCTCGTCGGGCACAAGTGGTTCACCTCCGCCCCGATGAACGACCTGTTCCTGACCCTCGCCCAGGCGCCGGGCGGGCTGACCTGCTTCGTCCTCCCCCGCGTGCTCCCCGACGGGACGCGCAACGCGCTCCGGATCCAGCGGCTGAAGGACAAGCTCGGGAACCGGTCCAACGCGTCATCGGAGATCGAGTACGCGGGTGCGCTCGGGTGGCGCGTCGGCGACGAGGGCCGCGGCGTCGCGACGATCATCGAGATGGTGTCGATGACCAGGCTCGACTGCGTCCTCGGCTCGGCCGGCACGGTCCGCGCGGCGGTGTCCGAGGCGGCGCACCACGTGGCACACCGCAGCGCGTTCGGGGCCCGGCTCGCGGACCAGCCGCTGATGCAGGCGGTGATCGCGGACCTGGCCGTCGAGTCCGAGGCAGCGACGACGCTGGCGCTGCGGCTGGCCGGCGCCGCGGACCGCGGCGAGACGGCGCTGCTGCGGCTGGCGTTGCCGGCGTCGAAGTACCTGGTGTGCAAGCGGACCCCGGCCGTCGTCGCGGAGGCGCTGGAGTGCCTCGGCGGCAACGGGTACGTGGAGGAGTCCCCGATGCCGCGGCTGTACCGGGAAGCGCCGCTGAACTCGATCTGGGAGGGCTCCGGGAACGTCACCGCACTCGACGTCCTGCGCGCCGTCGGCCGGTCCCCGGAGTCCGTGGACGCGGTGCTGACGGAGGTCGACGCCGCCGCGGGCGCGGACAGCCGCTTCGACGCCGCGTGCTCGTCGCTGCGCACCGCGCTGCGGGAGCCGGACCCGCGCACCGCCCGCCGCCTCGCCGAGCTCCTGGCGCTCTGCCTGCAGGGCTCGCTGATGCTGCGGACCGCGCCGACCGAGGCCGCGGACGCGTTCGTCTCGGCCCGCCTCGCCGCGGACGGCCCCTGGCGCACCGCGGGCACCCTGCCCCCGACGACCGCGACCCGGACCCTCCTCACCCGCGTCACCCCCACCACCTGA
- a CDS encoding uracil-DNA glycosylase yields MPRKGAFPPTPTTLAELDAQVTQCRACPRLVAWREAVAKAKRAAFRDWTYWGRPVPGFGPADASMLIVGLAPAAHGANRTGRMFTGDRSGDFLYAALHAVGLANQPTAVHKDDGLALRGTRLTSPVRCAPPANKPTTEERDTCRHWLDAELALLAPTVRSVVVLGGFGWQSLLPVLAGHGWAIPRPRPKFGHGAHVELAGPRPLHLFGSYHVSQQNTFTGRLTPAMLEDVLRAAGVAAGLL; encoded by the coding sequence GTGCCCCGGAAAGGGGCTTTCCCGCCGACACCGACCACGCTCGCCGAGCTCGACGCCCAGGTCACGCAGTGCCGCGCCTGCCCGCGGCTCGTGGCGTGGCGGGAGGCGGTGGCGAAGGCGAAGCGGGCCGCGTTCCGGGACTGGACCTACTGGGGACGCCCGGTGCCCGGCTTCGGCCCCGCGGACGCGTCGATGCTGATCGTCGGCCTGGCGCCGGCCGCGCACGGGGCCAACCGGACCGGCCGGATGTTCACCGGGGACCGCAGCGGGGACTTCCTCTACGCCGCGCTGCATGCCGTCGGGCTCGCCAACCAGCCCACCGCCGTCCACAAGGACGACGGGCTGGCCCTGCGGGGCACGAGGCTCACCTCGCCGGTGCGATGCGCCCCGCCCGCGAACAAGCCGACGACCGAGGAGCGGGACACCTGCCGGCACTGGCTCGACGCCGAGCTGGCCCTGCTCGCGCCGACGGTCCGGTCCGTCGTCGTGCTCGGGGGCTTCGGCTGGCAGTCCCTGCTCCCCGTCCTGGCCGGCCACGGCTGGGCCATCCCCAGACCGCGCCCGAAGTTCGGCCACGGCGCCCACGTCGAGCTGGCCGGACCCAGGCCGCTGCACCTGTTCGGCAGCTACCACGTGAGCCAGCAGAACACCTTCACCGGACGCCTGACCCCCGCGATGCTCGAGGATGTCCTGCGCGCCGCGGGTGTCGCCGCTGGCCTCCTGTAG
- a CDS encoding FtsB family cell division protein — MAAVSHAESERTRARGDRARTGRGAARPTSGKRVREPRLTRSRSRGVVAATTGLLGLSSTRRAAILAIVVCALTLTVAMPLRNYVAQRQALTEVSDQQRALAAEVDQLTERRARLSDPEEVAAEARSRLGYVKPGEIPYVVQLRETADPAAAEAAQANTPWYRQLWSDVTQGSPQ; from the coding sequence ATGGCGGCGGTGTCCCACGCGGAGTCCGAACGGACGCGGGCCCGGGGTGACCGGGCCCGCACTGGTCGCGGTGCCGCCCGTCCGACGAGCGGCAAGCGGGTCCGGGAGCCGCGGCTCACCCGGAGCCGGTCCCGCGGGGTCGTCGCGGCCACCACCGGCCTGCTCGGGCTGTCGTCGACGCGGCGGGCGGCGATCCTCGCGATCGTCGTCTGCGCGTTGACGCTGACCGTCGCCATGCCGCTGCGCAACTACGTGGCGCAGCGCCAGGCACTGACGGAGGTCTCCGACCAGCAACGGGCGCTGGCCGCCGAGGTCGATCAGCTGACCGAGCGACGGGCGCGGCTGTCGGACCCGGAGGAGGTCGCGGCCGAGGCCCGGTCCCGGCTCGGGTACGTCAAGCCCGGCGAGATCCCGTACGTGGTGCAGCTGCGCGAGACCGCGGACCCCGCCGCGGCGGAGGCAGCCCAGGCGAACACCCCGTGGTACAGACAGTTGTGGAGCGACGTGACGCAAGGATCCCCGCAGTGA
- a CDS encoding IS110 family transposase, with translation MPHDHTVREIGGGSERVAALDIGKAELVACVRVPNPDRPGRRAQEITAYSTMTRSLLGLADRLRELGVTRVVMEATSDYWKPVFYLLESQGLDPWLVNAKDVKHLPGRPKTDKLDAVWLAKVTERQMIRPSFVPPPQIRLLRDLTRYRADLVNTRTAEKNRVEKLLEDAQIKLSVVASDIFGVSGREMMAALIAGERDPRVLAQLARTGMRPKIPLLEQAFVGRFTDHHAFLLRTMLARIDEAGVDIAAVETKIEELITPFSQTVGRLDEITGVGRTAAHVVIAEIGVDMTRFPTAAHLCSWARFAPGIKESAGRNSGRGATGHGNPYLARVLGEAAVTAGKTDTFLGERYRRIARRRGKKRAIVAVGRSILVIIWHLLSAPGARYRDLGSDFYDNRIGPDRKKRNHVRQLEALGFTVTLEPAA, from the coding sequence GTGCCGCACGACCACACCGTCCGTGAGATCGGGGGAGGATCAGAGCGGGTTGCGGCGCTGGACATCGGCAAGGCGGAGCTGGTGGCCTGCGTCCGGGTTCCCAACCCGGACAGACCGGGCCGCCGCGCGCAGGAGATCACGGCCTACTCGACGATGACCCGTTCGCTGCTGGGTCTGGCCGATCGGTTGCGTGAGCTGGGCGTGACCCGGGTGGTCATGGAGGCGACCTCGGATTACTGGAAACCGGTGTTCTACCTGCTGGAGTCCCAGGGGTTGGATCCGTGGCTGGTCAACGCCAAAGACGTCAAGCATCTGCCGGGTCGGCCCAAGACCGACAAGCTCGACGCGGTGTGGCTGGCCAAGGTCACCGAACGGCAGATGATCCGGCCCAGCTTCGTCCCGCCCCCGCAGATCCGGTTGCTGCGCGATCTGACCCGCTACCGCGCCGACCTGGTGAACACGCGCACCGCGGAGAAGAACCGGGTGGAGAAGCTGCTCGAGGACGCCCAGATCAAGCTGTCGGTGGTGGCCAGCGACATCTTCGGGGTGTCGGGCCGGGAGATGATGGCGGCGTTGATCGCCGGCGAACGTGACCCGAGGGTGCTCGCGCAGCTGGCCCGCACCGGGATGCGCCCCAAGATCCCGCTGCTGGAGCAGGCGTTCGTGGGGCGTTTCACCGATCACCACGCGTTCCTGTTGCGCACGATGCTGGCCCGGATCGACGAGGCCGGCGTGGATATCGCCGCGGTCGAAACCAAGATCGAGGAGCTGATTACCCCTTTCTCCCAGACGGTCGGGCGTCTCGATGAGATCACCGGGGTCGGACGGACCGCTGCGCACGTGGTGATCGCCGAGATCGGGGTGGACATGACCCGGTTCCCGACCGCCGCTCACCTGTGCTCCTGGGCCCGGTTCGCCCCCGGGATCAAGGAATCGGCGGGCAGAAACAGCGGCCGAGGTGCCACCGGGCACGGCAACCCCTACCTGGCCCGTGTCCTCGGCGAGGCGGCCGTGACCGCCGGGAAGACCGACACCTTCCTCGGCGAGCGCTACCGGCGCATCGCCCGGCGCCGGGGCAAGAAGAGGGCGATCGTCGCGGTCGGCCGCTCGATCCTGGTCATCATCTGGCACCTGCTGTCTGCCCCCGGCGCCCGCTACCGTGACCTGGGCTCCGACTTTTACGACAACCGCATCGGGCCGGACCGCAAGAAGCGCAACCACGTCCGGCAACTCGAGGCCCTCGGCTTCACAGTCACCCTCGAACCCGCGGCCTGA